A genomic region of Nostoc sp. UHCC 0702 contains the following coding sequences:
- a CDS encoding helix-turn-helix transcriptional regulator, whose product MKEGSKYQPLLDFLRGSDQNEITLSFAEIETLIKDTLPNSAKSKRAWWSNRSKGALQASAWIEAGYRVEDVDFDKQQVRFFKPPNNYRVQLQGDTVLWNAELIKALRLHMGLTQAEFAQRLGVYQQTVSQWENSAYEPTLATSKYLTLVADQAGFKYIERG is encoded by the coding sequence ATGAAGGAGGGCAGCAAATACCAGCCACTCCTAGACTTTTTGCGTGGCAGCGATCAAAATGAAATAACTTTATCATTTGCTGAAATTGAGACTTTAATAAAAGATACTTTGCCTAATTCAGCAAAAAGTAAGCGGGCGTGGTGGAGTAATCGCAGCAAAGGCGCATTACAAGCTTCAGCCTGGATAGAAGCAGGATATCGGGTTGAAGATGTTGATTTTGATAAGCAGCAAGTAAGATTTTTTAAACCTCCTAATAACTATCGAGTTCAGCTTCAAGGTGATACTGTGCTTTGGAATGCTGAACTAATCAAAGCATTGCGGCTTCACATGGGATTAACACAGGCAGAGTTTGCACAAAGGCTCGGTGTCTATCAGCAAACAGTTAGTCAATGGGAAAACAGCGCCTATGAGCCAACTCTAGCTACATCGAAATATCTAACTTTAGTTGCTGATCAGGCTGGATTCAAATACATAGAGAGAGGTTAG
- a CDS encoding helix-turn-helix domain-containing protein, giving the protein MNNPHSLTERELTLINIYINCQLELSPRSFYAKWDVDYQMIAKICSRSPSTVRRWFRRGRNYRSPSRCDLRHLALMDFLLEHFEKIPTEVFNLLCPPT; this is encoded by the coding sequence ATGAATAATCCTCATTCTTTGACAGAGCGAGAACTCACCTTAATCAACATCTACATCAACTGTCAACTAGAACTTTCGCCGCGCAGCTTTTACGCCAAGTGGGATGTAGATTACCAGATGATTGCCAAAATTTGTTCACGCTCACCTTCTACCGTGCGACGTTGGTTTAGAAGAGGTCGTAATTATCGTTCTCCTAGCAGGTGCGACTTGCGTCATCTGGCACTCATGGATTTTCTTCTAGAGCATTTTGAAAAGATTCCAACTGAGGTTTTTAATTTGCTGTGTCCCCCAACTTGA
- a CDS encoding DUF3386 domain-containing protein, whose product MTVTKLSAQELFRAAYENRYTWDKSFPGYSADITYKYDEKEFTGQVRINANLKADVLGVDDEQAKQAIHGQAWEIAIHRIRRSFEETHGENTFSYGDTDLSDAVEILLGGKSQGDRYKVRNNEVCLVHRQIHGVVVTINTFSSHDTGKGYLSHTYDSVYHDPKTGEQKGGRSEFTDEYEKVGDYFILNRREIRTETEGKLSIQEFVFSNIKLLEPAA is encoded by the coding sequence ATGACAGTTACAAAACTCTCTGCTCAGGAACTTTTCCGGGCTGCTTATGAAAACCGCTATACCTGGGATAAAAGTTTCCCAGGATATTCCGCAGATATTACTTATAAGTATGACGAGAAAGAATTCACAGGTCAAGTTCGCATTAACGCCAATCTCAAGGCTGATGTCTTGGGTGTAGATGACGAGCAAGCAAAGCAAGCGATTCACGGACAAGCTTGGGAAATAGCAATTCACCGCATCCGTCGCAGCTTTGAAGAAACTCACGGCGAAAATACCTTTAGCTATGGCGACACTGACTTAAGTGATGCAGTGGAGATTTTGCTTGGTGGGAAGTCCCAAGGCGATCGCTACAAAGTCCGCAATAATGAGGTATGTCTAGTTCACCGTCAAATCCACGGCGTTGTAGTGACAATTAACACCTTTAGCAGTCACGACACTGGCAAAGGCTATTTGTCTCACACCTATGATTCTGTATATCATGACCCCAAAACTGGGGAACAAAAAGGAGGCAGAAGCGAATTTACTGATGAGTATGAAAAAGTTGGCGACTATTTCATCCTCAATCGTCGAGAGATTCGCACCGAGACAGAAGGTAAACTGTCAATTCAGGAGTTTGTTTTCTCGAATATCAAATTGCTGGAACCTGCTGCTTAG
- a CDS encoding LuxR family transcriptional regulator, protein MPNSLHAVFQAIANVRHEQELRLALADKISEHFGVQHWGIYFLDDQSPAEIDIPGIPAVCLESNPVGRYVVERHAPAHEQLILSPGDWKHFCSRHDHEHVMTGPIVCDGGLIGTLNLARDRGNPPFNGNDLADLSALCIHLSAKMATLRAKPTTLKSPPTTPLTPRELQIAELVAQGLTNAEIGEKLWITQNSVKQALKRMFRKLEVSARTELVAKLHLTN, encoded by the coding sequence ATGCCTAATTCTCTTCACGCCGTATTTCAAGCGATCGCTAATGTCCGCCATGAGCAAGAATTAAGACTAGCTCTGGCTGATAAAATTAGCGAGCATTTTGGCGTGCAACATTGGGGTATCTATTTCCTAGACGACCAGTCACCAGCTGAAATTGATATTCCAGGCATTCCAGCAGTATGCTTAGAAAGCAATCCCGTTGGACGCTACGTAGTTGAACGTCATGCTCCTGCCCATGAACAATTGATATTATCCCCAGGAGATTGGAAGCATTTTTGCTCACGCCACGACCACGAACACGTGATGACTGGCCCCATTGTTTGCGATGGTGGTCTTATAGGGACGCTGAACTTAGCCCGCGATAGAGGAAATCCTCCCTTTAACGGCAACGATTTAGCTGACTTAAGCGCCTTATGCATTCATTTATCAGCAAAAATGGCAACTCTACGGGCGAAACCAACAACATTGAAATCCCCTCCAACCACTCCCCTGACACCGCGAGAGTTACAAATTGCCGAACTAGTAGCGCAGGGGTTAACTAATGCCGAAATTGGTGAAAAACTTTGGATTACACAAAATTCTGTCAAGCAAGCTTTGAAAAGGATGTTTCGCAAATTGGAAGTATCCGCCCGTACTGAATTGGTAGCAAAATTACATTTAACAAATTAG
- a CDS encoding DJ-1/PfpI family protein encodes MTNLSEYHIGLLIYPGMTQLDITGPHQVFAIMPNTRVHLLWKTLQPVTSNEGMTILPTKSFDNCPSLDVLCVPGGAVGQVEMMRDAEVLEFLRQQGKTAKYITSVCTGSLILAAAGLLQGYRAACHWAFRDQLAMLGVEVGTERVVVDRNRITGGGVTAGIDFGLTVAAHLCGENTAKVIQLLLEYNPAPPFNAGSPENAGEALVDQVKILGKQLIAASMAQTKQTAKLLGI; translated from the coding sequence ATGACAAATTTATCTGAATATCACATTGGACTACTTATTTACCCTGGCATGACTCAGCTTGATATTACTGGGCCTCATCAGGTATTCGCCATTATGCCTAATACTCGTGTCCATTTATTGTGGAAGACTTTGCAGCCGGTGACAAGCAATGAGGGTATGACCATATTGCCGACAAAAAGCTTTGATAACTGTCCATCACTCGATGTTTTATGTGTTCCTGGTGGTGCTGTGGGACAGGTGGAAATGATGCGAGATGCCGAGGTGCTAGAATTTCTTCGGCAACAGGGTAAAACTGCAAAATACATTACCTCGGTGTGTACTGGTTCTTTGATTTTGGCGGCTGCGGGTTTGCTGCAAGGCTACCGCGCTGCTTGCCATTGGGCATTTCGTGACCAGTTGGCTATGTTGGGGGTTGAGGTGGGAACTGAAAGAGTAGTAGTTGACCGCAACCGCATTACAGGTGGTGGTGTGACTGCTGGTATTGATTTTGGGCTGACAGTTGCGGCTCATCTGTGTGGGGAAAATACTGCTAAGGTGATTCAACTATTATTAGAGTATAATCCTGCACCACCTTTTAATGCTGGTTCGCCGGAAAATGCCGGTGAGGCTTTGGTTGACCAAGTGAAAATATTGGGTAAACAGCTAATTGCTGCTTCTATGGCACAGACAAAGCAAACGGCTAAGTTACTTGGTATTTAG
- the tilS gene encoding tRNA lysidine(34) synthetase TilS, translating to MVWTNLHAKIHRTIKSRQLFGHNQRLLVAVSGGQDSLCLIKLLLDLQLKWGWHLGIAHCDHRWRSDSQANANHVKSLALSWDICFYLETANEPLNSEAAARNWRYQALSAIAQANNYQYIVTGHTKSDRAETLLYNLIRGTGADGLQALTWQRPLTKEIMLVRPLLEVTRSQTEQFCQEFHLPVWEDSTNQDVKYARNRIRQELIPYLRESFNPNVESTLAQTAELLQAEVEYLEKATQQLRQEAMEGGVRYEEIGVCFKLNRRVLQKAPLALQRRVMRQALQEILTDAPNFEHIEKLTALIVAPNRSQTDPFPGGAIAQVQDDWIYLRSS from the coding sequence ATGGTATGGACTAACTTACATGCAAAAATACATCGCACTATCAAATCGCGCCAGTTGTTTGGGCATAACCAGCGGCTATTAGTTGCTGTTTCTGGGGGACAAGATTCTCTGTGCTTAATAAAATTACTGTTAGATTTACAACTAAAATGGGGTTGGCATTTAGGTATCGCACACTGCGATCATCGCTGGCGTTCTGACTCTCAAGCTAATGCCAATCATGTAAAAAGTTTAGCTCTAAGTTGGGATATATGTTTTTATTTAGAAACGGCTAATGAGCCTTTAAATAGCGAAGCGGCTGCACGAAATTGGCGTTATCAAGCTTTAAGTGCCATCGCCCAAGCAAATAATTATCAATATATAGTTACAGGACACACGAAAAGCGATCGCGCCGAAACTCTCCTCTATAACTTAATTCGGGGTACTGGTGCTGATGGTTTGCAAGCGCTAACTTGGCAACGCCCACTGACTAAGGAGATTATGCTAGTACGGCCACTTTTAGAAGTTACTCGCTCACAAACAGAACAATTTTGTCAAGAGTTTCATTTGCCAGTTTGGGAAGATTCCACCAATCAAGATGTAAAATACGCCCGCAACCGCATCCGTCAGGAGTTAATACCGTATTTGCGAGAAAGTTTTAATCCTAATGTGGAATCAACCCTAGCCCAAACTGCCGAACTTCTGCAAGCGGAAGTGGAATATTTAGAAAAAGCTACTCAGCAGTTGCGCCAAGAAGCGATGGAAGGGGGAGTGAGGTATGAAGAAATTGGTGTTTGTTTCAAGTTAAATCGTCGAGTGTTGCAGAAGGCACCGCTGGCGCTGCAACGTCGTGTAATGCGACAAGCATTACAAGAAATACTTACTGATGCACCCAATTTTGAACATATTGAAAAATTAACAGCTTTAATTGTAGCCCCGAACCGATCGCAAACCGATCCATTTCCCGGTGGCGCGATCGCTCAAGTACAAGATGATTGGATTTACTTAAGGAGTAGTTAA
- a CDS encoding MFS transporter, translating to MDSIDIEIARPLTLEIPEIASPGILSPTPTAKERFSKDSIRTSLKASTLNGVFGAVFTVSTGGILLGKFLVELDASPVVFGMLSSIPMLVNLIQPLGAYLSERTTSRFQYSLYTHGVSRLLWLILVIGIAIFSWGGMNSQQLVGLTLLIVLFSHLLEALGTASWFSWVATIVPRQLRGKYFGFRSSANNLTELISLPLAGLAVSAWYGGSQQGYGIILLLGVVFGIVGIGFQYFKVDVNPRSQNHDFHSSTQTKEIQSDSELNKTDGISQLVSAPKLSILQNELVSSILQNTNFLMFLLYFSIWTLCVNLSAPFFNLYLLDNLALDVTWVTVYNSLRSGAHLVMLMFWGRLADKIGNRSILIVSGILIAIIPCLWLWVGNTPLDIWLWLPLLHLFIGANWAAIDLCSNNIQIDIAPIKNQSIYFAIAAAVSGASGALGATIGGFFAESAGSFGLLDLFALSSLFRLASLIPLIFIKKSR from the coding sequence ATGGATTCAATTGATATTGAAATAGCTAGACCTCTAACTCTAGAAATTCCTGAAATTGCCTCACCAGGAATACTTTCTCCTACCCCAACCGCAAAAGAGCGATTTTCTAAAGATTCCATTCGCACCAGTTTAAAAGCCTCCACTCTCAACGGTGTCTTTGGGGCTGTTTTTACAGTTAGTACTGGTGGAATTTTACTTGGTAAATTCCTAGTGGAATTGGATGCTAGTCCCGTTGTATTTGGGATGCTGTCTTCTATACCCATGTTGGTGAATCTCATTCAGCCATTAGGTGCTTACTTGTCTGAACGCACTACCAGCCGCTTTCAATATTCCCTTTACACTCACGGAGTTTCTCGACTACTGTGGCTAATTTTGGTAATAGGTATTGCCATTTTCAGCTGGGGAGGAATGAACTCCCAGCAATTGGTAGGACTAACGCTATTAATTGTCTTATTTAGCCATCTTTTAGAAGCACTGGGAACTGCATCCTGGTTTAGTTGGGTAGCAACGATAGTTCCCCGACAATTACGAGGTAAATATTTTGGTTTTCGCAGTAGCGCTAACAATTTAACCGAGTTAATCTCTTTACCTTTAGCAGGGCTAGCTGTATCAGCTTGGTATGGAGGGAGTCAACAAGGTTACGGTATTATTTTGCTACTAGGCGTTGTATTTGGAATTGTGGGGATAGGATTTCAGTATTTTAAGGTAGATGTGAATCCGCGATCGCAAAACCATGATTTCCATAGCTCAACTCAAACAAAGGAGATACAGTCAGACTCAGAATTAAATAAAACTGATGGCATATCTCAATTAGTTTCTGCTCCAAAATTGTCAATTTTACAAAATGAATTAGTTAGTAGCATATTGCAAAATACTAACTTTCTCATGTTTCTACTTTATTTCAGCATTTGGACACTTTGTGTTAACCTTAGCGCTCCATTTTTTAACCTTTACTTGCTGGATAATTTAGCACTAGATGTCACTTGGGTCACAGTTTACAACAGCTTGCGATCAGGAGCGCACCTAGTGATGTTGATGTTTTGGGGTAGATTAGCAGACAAGATAGGCAATCGTTCTATTCTGATTGTGAGTGGAATTTTGATTGCAATCATACCTTGCCTATGGCTATGGGTTGGTAATACTCCTCTTGATATATGGCTATGGCTACCCCTATTACACCTGTTCATTGGTGCTAATTGGGCAGCTATTGATTTGTGCAGTAACAATATACAGATAGATATTGCACCAATTAAAAATCAGTCTATCTATTTTGCGATCGCAGCTGCCGTTTCTGGAGCGAGTGGTGCTTTAGGAGCAACCATAGGTGGCTTCTTCGCTGAAAGTGCTGGTTCTTTTGGCTTGTTAGATTTATTCGCCTTGTCTAGTCTATTCCGCTTAGCATCGCTTATCCCACTCATATTTATTAAAAAGTCACGATAA
- a CDS encoding phytanoyl-CoA dioxygenase family protein → MLKTNTHQISTQDIEAFEQDGVICIKNALDDFWVERMQTAIERNLLHGSMGIHGSNKIERYVVMHDSGIWLKDADFRALVFESPLATLAAQLLKSEKINLLCDGFFAKKPEINSRVGWHNDQSYWPVQGWKCCKFWLPLDRVTQENGRLEYIKGSHLWSQELCEHSDASLSFQPEPHEIVSWDMEPGDCLVHHFMTIHHSGSNTSSRVRRAVVTNWAGDDVTFHNRPNAWPYQPIEEIDSPEINSITTLKPGEPIDSAIFPRVDLHTNVLK, encoded by the coding sequence ATGCTCAAGACAAACACCCACCAAATCAGCACCCAAGATATTGAAGCTTTCGAGCAAGACGGCGTTATCTGCATTAAAAATGCTCTGGATGACTTCTGGGTAGAACGAATGCAAACAGCCATTGAGAGAAATCTTTTACATGGTTCTATGGGAATTCACGGCAGCAATAAAATAGAACGTTATGTGGTCATGCATGATAGTGGCATCTGGCTCAAAGATGCTGATTTCCGTGCTTTGGTTTTTGAATCTCCTCTAGCAACGCTTGCTGCTCAACTGTTGAAATCGGAAAAAATCAACTTATTATGTGACGGTTTTTTTGCCAAAAAGCCGGAAATTAACAGTCGTGTAGGTTGGCATAACGATCAATCTTACTGGCCTGTACAAGGCTGGAAGTGTTGTAAATTTTGGCTACCCTTAGATCGTGTCACCCAAGAAAATGGTCGATTAGAGTATATCAAAGGTTCTCATTTATGGAGTCAGGAGTTATGTGAACATTCGGATGCTTCCTTGTCTTTCCAGCCAGAACCTCACGAAATTGTCTCTTGGGACATGGAACCTGGAGATTGCTTAGTGCATCATTTTATGACAATTCATCATTCTGGAAGCAACACATCCTCTAGAGTACGACGGGCAGTAGTGACAAATTGGGCTGGTGATGATGTTACTTTCCATAACCGCCCGAATGCATGGCCTTACCAACCTATTGAAGAAATTGATAGTCCAGAGATTAATTCAATCACCACTCTTAAACCTGGCGAGCCAATAGACTCTGCTATCTTTCCTAGAGTCGATTTACATACAAATGTACTAAAATAG